The sequence CTGACCCCGTTCTGGGCGGGCCTGACGGAATTTCTAACCGTCAGGCTAAACAACTGGCCAGCCGCACGTCATACCTCAGACAGAAGGTCGAAAAAAGCGGAACAGACCTGGCTGCACATATCGCGGCAGCTGACCCGCATACCCAGTACGCGCCGAAAGCCAGCCCGACATTCACCGGCACGCCAACAGCGCCCACGCCTGCGAATAGCGATAACAGCAAGAAGCTGGCGACGACAGAGTTTGTAGCCAAAGCACTTGCGGCGCTTGCAGGCAGCGCCCCTGAGACGCTGGATACGCTTAAAGAGCTGGCGGATGCCCTCGGTAACGATCCGAATTTTGCGACCACGGTGCTTAACAAACTGGCGGAGAAGCTGGCCAAAGACCAGAACGGCGCAGATATTCCTGACCCGGCGCTCTTTGTCAAAAACCTTGGTTTAGGGGAAGCGGCAAAGATGGCGGCTGCTACAGGTTCATTGAGTGCTTCCGGGTGGTTAAAAATCCCAATCGCCGGAGGCGCATCTGTCATTTTGCAATGGGGAAAAGTAGCTCTCACAGCAACTTTGAATAGCGGAGCAGCGGTCAAAGGATACGACGGTGTAACTGCGTTTAACTATCCCATATCTTTCCCTAACGCAGCCCTGATTGTAAATGCTACTCCAATGGACTCAGGCGAAACCCTTGTGGAAACGGCAACGGCGAATGGAACCTCCAAAACTGCCGCAACAGTGCGAGTTGGTGGGGTAGCCATAAAATCAGATCCAGCTGCTACCACAGACTTACAGGGATTTATCTTCGCCATTGGTTACTAACTATTAGCCGAGAAAAAATATGAATTATTGGTTTAGTCCAGAAAATAACGCCTTTTATCCCGTTGCGTTGAAAAATGACTATCTCACCGCAGGGACTCTCCCTGATGATTTAATCGAAGTAAGCGATAATGTGTTTATGGAGTATTCGGGGACACCACCTGAAGGAAAAGAGAGAGGCATTGCAGAAGATGGATACCCGATATGGATTGATCTTCCCCCCTTAACTCCCGAGGAGGAAGCTGAAGCAGCAGCACAACGAAAAGCTGCGTTGCTGGCAGATGCTAAATCAACGATCAATATTTGGCAGACTGAATTACAACTGGGCATCATCAGTGATGAAGACAAGACTAGCCTGATACTCTGGATAGCCTACATCAGGGAACTTCAAAATATTGACCCGGGAACCGGGTCAGATATCAAATGGCCTACTCAGCCGGAAGTGTAGGCCAGTCTACATTCGGCGCGTTGGTGGTGTTAACCGCTGTCACCGCGTCGATGTAGTCCAGAATTGCGTTCAGCTTTGCTTTTTCCGAGTCAGTCAGTATTCGACCAGCCTGCAATTTGAGTTGGATAACGCTGACTGACTGCATCGCGGAATCAATCAGTTGCTGCTGTTGCTGTTCCGCTGCCTTAATCATTTCTTCGCGTGTCGGCGGTGTTAAATCGCCCCAAACTGGCAACCCGTTTTCACCCGCGATACGCATCTTCCCTTCTGGCGGCTCAGCAGTAAATTCAAGGTAAATATTATCATCGACTTCGACAGCATCGTCGGGCCATGTATCGGCTCGTTGATAATCATCTTTCATACTGGAAGGGTAAAAAGAGTTATTTATTGCGGAGTATATGTAATTCATCTTTATTGTCCTATCGCCAGATAAAATCCATTCACATTGCCCGCGCCAGAATTTGAGGTACGCGTCAAAGTGAATCCGGTTTTGCTACGGTTGGTTGTGCCGTAGGGAACGCTGGCTCCGCCTGTATCTGTGGCAAGGATGGCAAATACAGTTGATGGAAAAGCTATAGGGAATGTTACATCGCCTGTGAGCACTCCAGCGGGCATACCTCCCATACCCCATTGAATAACCAGTCCACCTGGAAATTTTTGCCAACCATTATTTACCAGGTTTCTTGTGAACCCAGACATATCAGGAATCTGGTTAGCACCAGTCCCTACTTCGCGTTTGGCTGCTTCCCCTAAACCAAGGTTTTTGGAAAAGCGGTTACACATAGCGAAATCTGTAAAAATCCTCCCACCGCGACATAGAGGAGGAGAATTGATGGCCGTCATTGGTTATATCCGCGTATCAACAATCGACCAGAACAGCGATTTACAGCGTAATGCACTCACAAGCGCAAACTGTGACCGCATTTTTGAAGACCGTATGAGTGGAAAAGTTGCCAACCGCCCCGGTCTGAAACGCGCTTTAAAGTGCGTTAATAGCGGAGACACCCTGGTCGTGTGGAAACTGGACAGGCTGGGGCGCAGCGTTAAGAACCTGATCGCACTGATATCAGAGTTGCATGAACGCGGTGCCCACTTCCGCTCTTTAACAGACAGTATTGATACCAGCACAGCCATGGGGCGCTTCTTTTTCCATGTGATGTCGGCACTGGCGGAGATGGAACGTGAGCTGATCGTCGAACGAACACTTGCCGGGCTGGCAGCAGCCAGAGCACAGGGACGCATAGGAGGAAGGCCCAACGCATTAAAGCCGCATGAGCGGGAACAGATTGGACGGCTATTGACT is a genomic window of Enterobacter asburiae containing:
- a CDS encoding gp53-like domain-containing protein yields the protein MANLPETPQWEEGIYQIEVSDPVLGGPDGISNRQAKQLASRTSYLRQKVEKSGTDLAAHIAAADPHTQYAPKASPTFTGTPTAPTPANSDNSKKLATTEFVAKALAALAGSAPETLDTLKELADALGNDPNFATTVLNKLAEKLAKDQNGADIPDPALFVKNLGLGEAAKMAAATGSLSASGWLKIPIAGGASVILQWGKVALTATLNSGAAVKGYDGVTAFNYPISFPNAALIVNATPMDSGETLVETATANGTSKTAATVRVGGVAIKSDPAATTDLQGFIFAIGY
- a CDS encoding tail fiber assembly protein — its product is MNYWFSPENNAFYPVALKNDYLTAGTLPDDLIEVSDNVFMEYSGTPPEGKERGIAEDGYPIWIDLPPLTPEEEAEAAAQRKAALLADAKSTINIWQTELQLGIISDEDKTSLILWIAYIRELQNIDPGTGSDIKWPTQPEV
- a CDS encoding tail fiber assembly protein codes for the protein MNYIYSAINNSFYPSSMKDDYQRADTWPDDAVEVDDNIYLEFTAEPPEGKMRIAGENGLPVWGDLTPPTREEMIKAAEQQQQQLIDSAMQSVSVIQLKLQAGRILTDSEKAKLNAILDYIDAVTAVNTTNAPNVDWPTLPAE
- a CDS encoding gp53-like domain-containing protein, which gives rise to MTAINSPPLCRGGRIFTDFAMCNRFSKNLGLGEAAKREVGTGANQIPDMSGFTRNLVNNGWQKFPGGLVIQWGMGGMPAGVLTGDVTFPIAFPSTVFAILATDTGGASVPYGTTNRSKTGFTLTRTSNSGAGNVNGFYLAIGQ
- a CDS encoding recombinase family protein: MAVIGYIRVSTIDQNSDLQRNALTSANCDRIFEDRMSGKVANRPGLKRALKCVNSGDTLVVWKLDRLGRSVKNLIALISELHERGAHFRSLTDSIDTSTAMGRFFFHVMSALAEMERELIVERTLAGLAAARAQGRIGGRPNALKPHEREQIGRLLTMGHTRQQLAIIYGVGLSTLYRYFPVDGQRKDDAVGL